The genomic region CTGGCCAGGTTGTAACGAGCACCCACACGAATCTGGGCATAGCGCCAGGCATCAAACTCAGCGCCTACGGCAAGCCACTGGGTATCGTCTTCAAAACCGAAGGCTTCTTTTTTGGTGAGATCAAGTTCGGCGGTAACAACGTGGTACGAACTCTTGTGTGCAATGCCGACCGTTGCCATGGGGTTGAGCTTGAGGGTGCGTTTTTCTTCCCCTATTTTGCTCTGAGCTGAGTCCAGCTCCATCGGGATGAGGTTTTTAACCGCGATGCCGGCATTCCACTGCTTCTCGTCGCCAAAGGCGTAAGCGGCACCTATGTCCAGGTTGAAGCCGCTCTTTTCGGTTTGATATTCATCGCCATCGAACTCGTCGTCCTCGAAGCCGGAAATACTTTCCGTGTACTGAAAGGTTTGTAGTTGGACGTATTTTGGAGAAAATCCCAGCTGAAGGGTGTCGCCGTTATTTAGTTCTAGCGCGTGAGCAAAACTGATGCCTGCCTCAATAACAGCTGAGGCCAAAATTTTCCCTTTTGAGGTAAGCGCTAGGCTGCCGTCACCATTTTTTATCTTGTTAACTTCTGTCTCTACGTCCGCGGCTGAAGTTGCAGTGGAGATATCATCCAGAGCTTTCGTGTCAGCATCTGACACATCGCCGCGAACTGTGACTGTAAGGTTGGCGTTGCTGAATGCACCAACGGCAAGCGATTTACCTGGTACCGCAAAACTGAGGCCTAACCCGATGTTGGCCCGCATCGTATCGTCATCAAATGCTTTTAAGCGGTCGCGCAGAGTAGCTGCATCATTCTGAATGCTCTGGGGGCTATCCGTGATCGGATCGAAGTTTGAAACCCCGGATTCCAGTCCATCGATAACATCCTGAATATCATCAACCTGATCAATCGCCTCCTCCTCATCCGCAACCCGTGCGTTAATAGAAGGCAGCGCAAGGCCAAAATCGTCCGACCACGAATGGTGATTAGCAGCCATCATGGCCGGGTTTGCAGAAGTGGCAGACGAAGGATGAGCAACGGCCACACCAGTCCCACCCATGGCAAATGAGCGCGAAGACATAAACGCCTGGGGGCTGGCAAGCGCGGACGTGGCGGCAACGGATAAGCCCACGGCAATGAACAGTCTCGACAAGCGATATTGATGCATTCGGATACCTACGCAAAAGTGTGTGTTGCGGAATTATTAAGTAGGTGGAAGGTTAGAGCAATATTCGTACTTGAACATGACATATGCGGTAACGGTTTGTTTTTGAAATGTAAACGGGCATGTTTTCGGTATCGGGACACTGAGGGTCAGGAATGCAGATTTTGCGTGCTGCATCGTTCGGGAAACCGATGCCAGCAAACCGGCAGAGTGTTGCCGCTTGCTTGGTACTGTTATAGATGCGCTGGTGCACAAGCCAGGGCGCTGGCGAGCGTTGATGGGCGAATTGCCAAAGCTGGCATGAAATTTCCATGTTATTTCGTTTTACGATAAGTTTTCAGAATCTTGTCTGATTTTTTGTAGGTGGAGAATTGCTCATGTTGAAAAGCGGGTCTGCTGCTTTCTCGGTGCGCCGAGGCTTGGCTCTCGTTTCGAGCTTATGTATCGCTCTGCTTGCAGGGCAGGCTTCAGCCCAGGGGCAGAAGCCGACTGTTGAACGCGCTGAGGTTGAGAAAGCAGAAGAGCCGAAGGAAGTGAAGCGCGAGCCGGTTAATTTGGTAATAACCAAGGAGGTAGGGCGCACTCAGAATAAGCTTGATGCCTATGCAAAAATTATCCGCCAAGAGCAGGAAACCGAGGTTTTTGAGCCCAACTCACTTTGCCCAAGTGCAGATGCGCCTAGGTATCGGAAAAAGCTGGCCATCGCCGGTTTTCCTCTTGAACACCCTGGGCAATCGGTTTTCGGTGGTTTGAGGGAGGTGGGCAAAGCTGTTTCCACGTCGCTCTATCAG from Marinobacter sp. LV10R510-11A harbors:
- the traF gene encoding conjugal transfer protein TraF, with translation MHQYRLSRLFIAVGLSVAATSALASPQAFMSSRSFAMGGTGVAVAHPSSATSANPAMMAANHHSWSDDFGLALPSINARVADEEEAIDQVDDIQDVIDGLESGVSNFDPITDSPQSIQNDAATLRDRLKAFDDDTMRANIGLGLSFAVPGKSLAVGAFSNANLTVTVRGDVSDADTKALDDISTATSAADVETEVNKIKNGDGSLALTSKGKILASAVIEAGISFAHALELNNGDTLQLGFSPKYVQLQTFQYTESISGFEDDEFDGDEYQTEKSGFNLDIGAAYAFGDEKQWNAGIAVKNLIPMELDSAQSKIGEEKRTLKLNPMATVGIAHKSSYHVVTAELDLTKKEAFGFEDDTQWLAVGAEFDAWRYAQIRVGARYNLASNDDNDGIAEETQFTAGFGLNLFGARFDLGALISDADMGVALELGAAF